A window of the Caldalkalibacillus salinus genome harbors these coding sequences:
- the xerC gene encoding tyrosine recombinase XerC: MNHEQQRWFDDFVQYLQVEKNASQYTIQNYVKDLQDFAHFMRQQIILDFAAVSYVHIRKYLATLHTKSYERKTISRKCSSLRSFYKYLTREGYTEVNPFSLVSTPKLEKRLPQYFFVQDLEALFAIPDSGHPLGQRNKAILETLYASGVRVSELVGMDVSHIDLDLGVALVYGKGAKERYVPLGQFAIDAIEQYLNKGRKQLMKEEQDALFLNYRGGRLTDRSVRRVLNDLIKQTSITQRITPHKLRHTFATHLLEGGADLRTVQELLGHVNISSTQIYTHISNDRLREVYRQAHPRS; encoded by the coding sequence ATGAACCATGAGCAACAGAGATGGTTTGACGATTTTGTTCAGTATTTACAAGTCGAGAAAAATGCATCTCAATATACCATTCAAAATTATGTAAAAGACCTTCAAGACTTCGCGCATTTTATGAGGCAGCAGATCATTCTTGATTTTGCTGCTGTTTCTTATGTTCATATAAGAAAATACCTGGCGACATTACACACGAAGTCATACGAGAGGAAAACCATATCGCGAAAATGCTCAAGCTTACGCAGTTTCTATAAATATCTAACGAGAGAAGGATATACGGAGGTTAATCCTTTTTCTCTTGTCTCTACACCAAAATTAGAAAAGCGGTTACCGCAATATTTTTTTGTCCAAGATTTAGAGGCGCTGTTTGCTATTCCTGACTCGGGTCATCCATTAGGGCAGAGAAATAAAGCCATTCTGGAAACATTATACGCTTCAGGCGTGCGAGTGAGTGAGCTAGTCGGTATGGATGTGTCACACATTGACCTGGACCTTGGTGTTGCGCTCGTTTATGGAAAAGGAGCAAAAGAACGCTATGTCCCTCTTGGACAGTTTGCGATTGATGCAATTGAGCAATACTTGAATAAAGGGAGAAAGCAACTAATGAAAGAGGAACAAGATGCCTTGTTCCTCAATTACCGTGGGGGGAGACTGACAGATCGGAGTGTTCGACGTGTTTTAAATGATTTGATCAAACAAACATCAATCACACAACGGATCACACCACATAAGCTTCGACACACTTTTGCCACCCATTTACTAGAAGGTGGAGCAGATTTACGTACAGTACAGGAGTTGTTGGGACACGTTAATATCTCTTCTACACAAATATACACCCATATTAGCAACGACCGTCTTAGAGAAGTTTATCGTCAAGCGCACCCACGTTCTTAG
- the hslU gene encoding ATP-dependent protease ATPase subunit HslU — protein MTKRAMTPKEIVAELDRYIVGQSKAKKSVAIALRNRYRRSLLPSNLQDEIVPKNILMMGPTGVGKTEIARRLAKLVGAPFIKIEATKFTEVGYVGRDVESMVRDLVETAIRMVKEEKMEEVQDQAKKNANNRLAEIIVPSPKTKQSFKNPMEMLFGQQDADETEQQSQQEQESLYQKRRRMKHQLELGELEDHMVEIEVEDQAPNMFEIFSGQGVEQMGVNMQDLFGQMMPKKTKKRKLPVSEARKILTQVEAGKLIDMDEVHQLAIQRAEQSGMIFIDEIDKIASGQNTQSADVSREGVQRDILPIVEGATVMTKYGAVRTDYVLFVAAGAFHMSKPSDLIPELQGRFPIRVELQDLGVDDFVSILTEPQNAITKQYVALLETEGIKVEFSDNAIVELAKIASEVNRTTDNIGARRLHTILEKLLEDLSFEAPDITLEKITITPEYVHEKLDDVIQDKDLSQYIL, from the coding sequence TTGACTAAACGAGCGATGACACCTAAAGAGATTGTAGCGGAGCTAGATCGATACATTGTAGGTCAAAGTAAGGCGAAGAAGTCCGTTGCGATTGCTCTACGCAACCGCTATCGTAGAAGTTTATTGCCTTCAAACCTACAAGATGAGATCGTTCCTAAGAATATCCTCATGATGGGGCCAACAGGTGTTGGTAAAACTGAAATCGCACGTAGATTGGCAAAGTTAGTCGGAGCACCTTTTATCAAAATTGAGGCAACAAAATTTACAGAAGTCGGGTATGTCGGGCGAGATGTGGAGTCTATGGTTCGTGATTTGGTGGAGACGGCTATACGAATGGTCAAGGAAGAGAAGATGGAAGAAGTTCAAGACCAGGCCAAAAAGAATGCCAACAATCGGTTAGCGGAAATTATTGTGCCTTCACCTAAAACGAAGCAATCGTTTAAAAATCCGATGGAGATGCTTTTCGGCCAACAAGATGCGGATGAAACTGAACAGCAATCCCAACAAGAGCAAGAAAGTCTATATCAAAAGCGTAGAAGAATGAAACACCAGCTAGAGCTTGGAGAGCTTGAAGACCACATGGTAGAAATCGAAGTGGAGGACCAAGCACCCAATATGTTTGAAATCTTCTCAGGGCAAGGCGTTGAGCAGATGGGTGTGAATATGCAAGACCTCTTCGGTCAAATGATGCCCAAGAAAACAAAGAAGCGCAAACTGCCAGTGTCAGAAGCTAGAAAGATACTGACACAGGTTGAAGCAGGGAAGTTGATTGATATGGATGAAGTCCATCAGCTTGCTATACAGCGTGCAGAGCAGTCAGGCATGATATTTATCGATGAAATAGATAAAATCGCCAGCGGTCAAAACACACAGTCCGCTGATGTATCACGAGAAGGGGTCCAACGCGATATCTTGCCAATCGTTGAAGGGGCTACTGTGATGACCAAATACGGTGCTGTCAGAACAGATTACGTACTCTTTGTAGCCGCAGGTGCGTTTCATATGAGTAAACCATCTGACCTGATCCCAGAATTACAAGGTCGATTTCCAATCAGGGTAGAACTTCAAGATCTTGGGGTAGATGATTTTGTTAGTATCCTAACAGAGCCTCAAAATGCAATAACAAAGCAATATGTCGCACTTTTAGAAACGGAAGGTATTAAAGTTGAATTTTCTGACAATGCTATAGTTGAGTTGGCAAAAATTGCTTCAGAAGTGAACCGTACAACGGATAATATTGGTGCGCGACGTTTACACACCATTCTTGAGAAACTTCTTGAAGATTTATCATTTGAGGCGCCGGATATCACCCTCGAGAAGATTACGATAACACCAGAATATGTGCACGAAAAACTTGATGATGTTATCCAAGACAAAGATTTATCACAATACATCCTGTAG
- the trmFO gene encoding FADH(2)-oxidizing methylenetetrahydrofolate--tRNA-(uracil(54)-C(5))-methyltransferase TrmFO yields MAEQTAVNVIGAGLAGSEAAWQIAKRGVPVNLYEMRPVRKTPAHRSQDFAELVCSNSLRANQLTNAVGVLKEEMRHLDSVIIGSADRCSVPAGGALAVDREEFAANVTSQVQEHPNITVYREEMTSLPTDGITIVATGPLTSESLSNELKALTGEEYLYFYDAAAPIIEKDSIDMNKVFLASRYDKGEAAYLNCPMSEEEFEAFYDALTAAEGVPLKEFEKEIYFEGCMPLEVMAKRGKKTMLFGPLKPVGLVDPRTGEQPYAVIQLRQDNAAGTLYNIVGFQTHLKWGAQKEVIRMIPGLEHAEIVRYGVMHRNTFVNSPRLLHPTYQYKDRETLFFAGQMTGVEGYVESAASGLIAGINAASLAKGEKPVAFPHETALGSMAHYITSASPDNFQPMNANFGLFPPLPERIKNKRERNSAIANRALDTIQNFSQNIHN; encoded by the coding sequence ATGGCAGAACAAACAGCAGTAAATGTGATAGGAGCGGGATTAGCAGGAAGTGAGGCAGCGTGGCAAATCGCTAAACGGGGTGTCCCTGTCAATCTTTATGAAATGCGTCCCGTGAGAAAAACACCAGCCCATCGATCACAAGACTTTGCCGAGTTGGTTTGTAGTAATTCATTAAGAGCCAATCAACTGACAAATGCTGTGGGTGTATTAAAGGAAGAAATGAGACACCTAGACTCCGTGATTATCGGTTCAGCAGATAGGTGTTCCGTTCCTGCCGGTGGGGCATTAGCAGTGGATAGAGAAGAATTCGCAGCCAATGTCACCAGCCAGGTTCAAGAACATCCTAATATCACCGTATATAGAGAGGAAATGACGTCGCTGCCAACAGACGGGATCACGATTGTGGCCACAGGTCCCTTAACGTCTGAGAGCCTATCAAATGAATTAAAAGCATTGACCGGTGAAGAGTATCTTTATTTCTATGACGCAGCAGCGCCCATTATCGAGAAGGACTCCATTGATATGAATAAAGTTTTTCTAGCCTCTCGTTATGACAAAGGGGAAGCGGCGTACCTTAACTGTCCGATGTCAGAAGAGGAATTTGAAGCCTTTTACGACGCTTTAACCGCTGCTGAAGGTGTCCCTTTAAAAGAGTTCGAGAAGGAAATCTATTTTGAGGGCTGCATGCCATTAGAAGTCATGGCCAAAAGAGGAAAGAAAACAATGCTCTTTGGTCCGTTAAAGCCTGTCGGTCTTGTTGATCCGAGAACGGGTGAACAGCCTTACGCTGTGATACAGTTACGTCAAGACAACGCAGCAGGGACGTTATACAATATTGTTGGATTCCAAACCCATTTGAAATGGGGAGCCCAAAAAGAGGTCATTCGTATGATTCCGGGGTTAGAGCATGCAGAGATTGTCCGTTACGGCGTCATGCATCGAAACACCTTCGTCAATTCTCCTCGATTGTTACATCCAACCTATCAATACAAAGATAGAGAAACGCTATTCTTTGCTGGGCAGATGACGGGGGTAGAAGGTTATGTGGAATCGGCGGCTTCTGGTTTGATCGCTGGCATTAATGCAGCAAGTTTAGCCAAGGGAGAGAAACCGGTAGCGTTTCCTCATGAAACAGCACTTGGGAGTATGGCTCACTATATTACAAGTGCTTCACCGGATAACTTCCAACCGATGAACGCAAACTTCGGCTTGTTTCCACCATTACCCGAGCGTATTAAAAACAAAAGAGAGCGAAACTCAGCTATCGCTAATCGTGCACTAGATACTATTCAGAATTTTTCACAAAATATACACAACTAA
- the codY gene encoding GTP-sensing pleiotropic transcriptional regulator CodY gives MALLNKTRRINNMLQTVSGPVNFKEMAEVLSEVIGANIFVVSRKGKLLGFSIYHEIENERMTNYLQEKQFPEEYTQGILKITETSANLDITSPYTAFPVEMKDIFNKALTTVVPIVGGGERLGTLVLGRITDSFDEDDLILAEYGATVVGMEILRERAEEIEQEARSKAVVQMAISSLSYSELEAVEHIFEELDGKEGLLVASKIADRVGITRSVIVNALRKLESAGVIESRSLGMKGTYIKVLNEKLMIELDKIKQS, from the coding sequence ATGGCCTTATTAAACAAAACAAGACGTATTAACAATATGTTACAAACCGTCTCAGGACCTGTTAATTTTAAGGAAATGGCGGAAGTTCTCAGTGAAGTGATTGGCGCAAATATTTTTGTCGTCAGTAGAAAAGGAAAACTATTAGGTTTCTCCATTTATCATGAAATTGAGAATGAAAGAATGACGAACTACTTGCAAGAAAAACAATTCCCTGAGGAGTACACACAAGGGATACTCAAGATTACAGAAACTTCAGCGAACTTAGACATCACAAGCCCATATACAGCATTTCCAGTAGAAATGAAAGATATTTTTAATAAGGCTTTAACCACTGTTGTGCCAATTGTGGGAGGCGGTGAAAGACTAGGAACTCTCGTACTCGGACGTATAACTGACTCCTTTGATGAGGATGATCTTATCCTGGCCGAATACGGGGCAACCGTTGTAGGAATGGAGATCTTAAGAGAACGAGCCGAAGAGATTGAACAAGAAGCGAGAAGCAAAGCTGTCGTACAAATGGCGATTAGCTCTTTATCCTATAGTGAACTCGAAGCGGTGGAACATATCTTTGAGGAGCTAGATGGCAAGGAAGGCCTATTAGTGGCAAGTAAAATTGCTGATCGTGTCGGTATTACCCGATCTGTCATAGTTAATGCCTTACGTAAGCTAGAGAGTGCAGGCGTTATAGAGTCTCGTTCATTAGGAATGAAAGGGACGTACATTAAAGTATTAAACGAAAAACTCATGATAGAGTTAGATAAGATTAAACAGTCCTAG
- the flgC gene encoding flagellar basal body rod protein FlgC, which translates to MTLFQSIHNSGSALTANRFRMDVISSNVANANTTRAQYVDGEWQPYQRKMTRMAPEGATSFNSFLQKAMGKGQSDTQGVKVTEVVPDQTPFKLVYDPTHPDADEEGYVRLPNVDIAKEMVDLMSATRSYEANVTVMNASKNMYMKALEIGK; encoded by the coding sequence ATGACTTTATTTCAATCCATTCATAATAGCGGTTCAGCGTTAACTGCCAATCGCTTCCGTATGGATGTCATCTCTAGTAATGTGGCGAATGCAAACACAACGAGAGCGCAGTATGTCGACGGCGAGTGGCAACCTTACCAACGCAAGATGACGAGAATGGCACCAGAAGGCGCGACATCGTTCAATTCTTTTTTGCAAAAAGCGATGGGGAAAGGTCAGAGTGATACGCAAGGCGTGAAGGTGACCGAAGTTGTGCCCGACCAAACGCCGTTTAAGCTCGTATACGATCCGACACATCCAGATGCGGATGAGGAAGGCTACGTCAGGTTACCGAACGTTGATATTGCCAAAGAGATGGTAGACCTTATGTCTGCTACACGATCTTACGAAGCGAACGTCACCGTCATGAACGCTTCTAAGAATATGTATATGAAAGCTTTAGAAATCGGTAAGTAA
- the topA gene encoding type I DNA topoisomerase, which translates to MADSLVIVESPAKAKTIGKYLGKKYIVKASMGHVRDLPKSQMGVNIENHFDPKYITIRGKGSVLKELKDAAKKVKRIYLAADPDREGEAIAWHLAYSLNINPESDCRVVFNEITKDAIKEAFKEPRSINMDLVNAQQARRILDRLVGYNISPILWKKVKKGLSAGRVQSVAVKMVIDRENEIKDFKPEEYWSITASLNANDNPFEAKFYGLNGKKADLPHEQEVQRVLKQMENQPLIVQSVQKKERRRNPAPPFITSSLQQEAARKLNFRAAKTMMLAQQLYEGIDLGKQGTTGLITYMRTDSTRISETAKKEASEYIQENFGQAFVSSSKKQAKKNQNAQDAHEAIRPTSAQYDPKSIKQYLSRDQLRLYRLIWERFIASQMAPAVLDTMTVDLDANGVTFRATGSQVKFPGFMKVYVEGNDEGKKEENKLLPELSKGEEVKVEDIEPKQHFTQPPPRYTEARLVRTLEELGIGRPSTYAPTLETIQKRGYISLEDRRFVPTELGEIVIELMSEFFPEILDVSFTAGMEDHLDKVEEGRENWVQILDGFYKDFEKRVNVAAEEMKEVEIEDEVSDEVCEKCGKHLVYKLGRYGKFLACSGFPDCRNTKPIMKEIGVDCPSCEKGKIVERKSKKRRTFYGCSEFPNCEFVSWDKPIARKCPKCEHMLVQKKSKKDPKVKCVECDYEETQL; encoded by the coding sequence ATGGCTGATTCCTTAGTGATTGTAGAATCTCCCGCAAAAGCCAAGACTATCGGCAAATACTTAGGAAAAAAATATATCGTCAAAGCGTCCATGGGTCATGTTCGTGACTTACCCAAAAGCCAAATGGGTGTGAACATTGAAAACCATTTCGATCCTAAATATATCACGATACGTGGAAAGGGAAGTGTATTAAAAGAGCTGAAAGATGCAGCAAAAAAAGTTAAGCGTATTTATCTCGCGGCCGACCCCGATAGAGAAGGGGAAGCGATTGCTTGGCATCTCGCATACAGCTTAAATATAAATCCTGAATCAGACTGTCGAGTCGTCTTTAATGAAATAACAAAGGATGCGATCAAAGAAGCTTTTAAGGAACCGCGTTCAATTAATATGGATCTCGTTAACGCGCAACAGGCGAGAAGAATCCTCGATCGCCTTGTCGGGTACAACATTAGTCCTATTCTTTGGAAAAAGGTAAAGAAAGGACTCAGTGCTGGACGTGTCCAATCAGTTGCAGTTAAAATGGTCATTGACCGTGAGAATGAAATCAAGGATTTCAAACCGGAAGAGTATTGGAGTATTACAGCTTCATTGAACGCCAATGATAATCCGTTTGAAGCAAAGTTCTATGGGTTAAACGGTAAGAAGGCCGATTTACCTCATGAGCAAGAAGTGCAACGGGTCCTTAAGCAAATGGAGAACCAACCCCTTATTGTACAGTCTGTACAGAAGAAAGAGCGTCGTAGAAACCCTGCACCACCGTTTATTACGAGCTCACTACAACAAGAGGCAGCGCGAAAGCTCAATTTTAGAGCTGCGAAAACAATGATGTTAGCTCAACAGCTGTATGAGGGGATAGACCTAGGGAAACAAGGCACTACAGGTTTAATCACGTATATGCGTACAGATTCGACGCGTATATCAGAAACAGCTAAAAAAGAGGCATCAGAATATATTCAGGAGAACTTTGGTCAAGCGTTTGTTTCATCTTCAAAAAAGCAGGCCAAAAAGAATCAAAATGCTCAGGATGCTCACGAAGCCATCCGTCCCACTTCAGCTCAATACGATCCGAAGTCCATCAAGCAGTACCTAAGCAGGGACCAACTTCGCTTATATCGTTTGATTTGGGAACGCTTTATTGCTAGCCAGATGGCACCTGCCGTACTCGATACCATGACGGTAGACCTTGATGCTAACGGTGTGACTTTTAGGGCCACTGGTTCACAAGTGAAATTTCCAGGGTTCATGAAAGTGTACGTTGAAGGCAACGACGAAGGTAAAAAAGAAGAAAATAAACTTCTACCTGAATTGAGCAAGGGTGAAGAAGTGAAAGTCGAGGACATTGAACCGAAACAACACTTCACGCAGCCACCTCCGCGTTATACTGAGGCAAGGCTCGTTCGCACATTAGAAGAGCTCGGTATTGGGCGTCCTTCCACATATGCGCCAACCCTTGAGACCATTCAAAAACGTGGTTATATCTCTTTAGAGGACCGTCGTTTTGTACCGACAGAATTAGGAGAAATTGTCATTGAACTCATGAGTGAATTTTTTCCTGAGATTCTTGATGTGTCCTTTACAGCCGGCATGGAGGATCACCTAGATAAAGTAGAAGAGGGCAGAGAGAACTGGGTGCAGATCTTAGACGGCTTTTATAAGGACTTCGAAAAACGTGTCAACGTAGCCGCCGAAGAAATGAAGGAAGTAGAGATTGAAGACGAAGTTTCAGATGAAGTCTGTGAAAAATGCGGCAAACATCTGGTTTACAAACTTGGACGTTACGGAAAATTCTTAGCTTGCTCCGGATTCCCAGACTGTCGTAACACAAAGCCAATCATGAAAGAAATTGGTGTGGATTGTCCTTCGTGTGAAAAAGGAAAAATCGTCGAGCGTAAAAGTAAGAAAAGACGAACGTTCTACGGTTGTAGCGAATTTCCGAATTGTGAATTTGTTTCATGGGATAAACCTATTGCTCGTAAATGCCCAAAATGTGAGCATATGCTAGTCCAAAAGAAGAGTAAGAAAGATCCAAAAGTCAAATGCGTTGAATGTGACTACGAAGAAACACAATTGTAG
- the fliE gene encoding flagellar hook-basal body complex protein FliE: MSHVTGITPTITNTIDHKQEDTKTHPTQMFQDVFREALNKVNERQLESDRLTQQLVTGEVDDIHSVMIASQKANLSLQLTVETRNKVVEAYKEIMRMQV, encoded by the coding sequence ATGAGCCATGTGACCGGAATCACACCCACCATCACCAATACGATTGACCATAAACAAGAGGATACAAAAACACATCCGACACAAATGTTTCAAGATGTGTTTAGAGAGGCTTTGAACAAAGTGAACGAAAGACAATTAGAATCCGACCGTCTCACACAACAATTAGTCACTGGTGAAGTCGATGACATACATTCAGTCATGATTGCTTCACAGAAAGCAAATTTATCTCTACAACTGACGGTTGAAACGCGTAACAAGGTGGTAGAAGCCTACAAAGAAATTATGCGTATGCAAGTGTAG
- the dprA gene encoding DNA-processing protein DprA produces MRDSLIALTLVPNIGWKTVHALLEQGFENDQAQMGKWSASHWKDTFSFLTPKQCQSLEHHYEPARVNTYLKEWATKNITVTTILDDAYPERLKNIYDPPWVLYTIGNRDLWHDPSMAFVGSRKASTYGKHITQRFVKALLEHGFVISSGMALGIDSISHWEALRHKGRTVAILGSGIDVIYPKQHRSLYSQIVKEGLMISEYPPGTRPHPGFFPRRNRIISGLSVGTIVVEANEKSGSLITAHQALEQGREVFAIPGSIFDQQSKGTNLLIQKHGAKLVIQVEDILEELPDYLIPQKHDSFETGLNPSELVDDKEKEILNNLQERQHFNDLLNKGAFSVPELTSVLLRLEMKGLIHALPGSYYHKA; encoded by the coding sequence ATGCGGGATTCACTCATTGCACTCACACTCGTACCGAACATAGGGTGGAAAACGGTACACGCGCTCCTAGAGCAAGGATTTGAAAATGATCAAGCACAAATGGGCAAGTGGTCAGCTTCCCACTGGAAAGACACTTTTTCGTTCTTAACACCAAAGCAGTGTCAGTCTTTAGAGCATCACTACGAGCCAGCGCGAGTCAACACATATTTAAAAGAATGGGCGACCAAAAATATAACCGTGACAACCATATTAGACGATGCATATCCTGAACGATTAAAAAATATATATGACCCACCTTGGGTGCTGTATACAATAGGAAACCGTGATTTATGGCATGACCCCTCCATGGCTTTTGTCGGGTCAAGGAAGGCTTCTACCTATGGAAAACATATCACTCAAAGATTTGTAAAAGCACTCTTAGAGCATGGATTCGTCATTTCTAGTGGTATGGCTTTAGGGATCGACTCCATTAGTCATTGGGAGGCGCTACGTCATAAAGGTAGAACAGTGGCAATTCTCGGATCAGGGATTGATGTTATTTATCCTAAGCAACACCGCTCTCTTTACTCCCAAATCGTAAAAGAAGGGTTAATGATTTCTGAGTATCCCCCCGGCACGCGCCCACACCCTGGTTTTTTCCCTAGACGGAACCGTATTATTTCTGGTCTGTCAGTTGGTACCATTGTCGTTGAAGCGAATGAAAAAAGCGGTTCGTTAATCACAGCTCACCAAGCACTAGAGCAAGGGAGAGAGGTATTTGCTATACCCGGTTCTATTTTCGACCAACAATCTAAGGGAACCAACCTCTTGATTCAGAAACATGGTGCCAAACTCGTAATCCAGGTGGAAGATATTTTAGAAGAATTACCCGACTACTTAATACCGCAGAAACATGATTCGTTTGAGACAGGATTAAATCCCTCAGAACTGGTCGATGATAAAGAAAAAGAAATACTGAACAACCTACAAGAAAGACAACATTTTAACGACTTGCTTAATAAAGGTGCCTTTTCAGTGCCAGAATTAACATCAGTGCTTCTACGTTTAGAAATGAAAGGTTTAATTCATGCCTTACCTGGATCATACTATCACAAGGCTTGA
- the hslV gene encoding ATP-dependent protease subunit HslV: MEQSFHATTIFAVQHNGQSAMTGDGQVTLGQAMVMKHSAKKVRRLYHGQVVAGFAGSVADALTIFEMFEGKLQEYHGSLKRAAVELAKDWRKDKMLRKLEAMMIVMDKEHLLLVSGTGEIIEPDDGVLAIGSGGAYALSAGRALKRYSPQLTAKDISEAALTVAGEICVYTNNQIVTEVLE, translated from the coding sequence GTGGAACAGTCGTTTCATGCAACAACAATATTTGCAGTACAGCATAATGGTCAATCTGCCATGACGGGTGATGGGCAAGTCACACTGGGGCAAGCGATGGTGATGAAACATTCAGCGAAGAAAGTGCGACGATTATATCACGGGCAAGTTGTTGCTGGTTTTGCTGGATCCGTAGCTGACGCACTCACGATTTTCGAAATGTTCGAAGGTAAACTTCAAGAGTACCACGGAAGTTTAAAGCGTGCGGCAGTTGAACTTGCCAAGGACTGGAGAAAAGATAAAATGCTTCGTAAATTAGAAGCAATGATGATCGTGATGGATAAGGAGCACCTACTGCTCGTATCAGGGACGGGGGAGATTATTGAACCAGATGACGGTGTGTTAGCGATCGGTTCAGGTGGTGCCTATGCCCTATCGGCAGGAAGAGCATTGAAACGTTACTCACCACAATTAACGGCCAAAGACATTTCGGAAGCTGCCCTCACCGTAGCTGGAGAAATCTGTGTTTACACCAATAACCAGATTGTGACCGAAGTATTGGAATAA
- the flgB gene encoding flagellar basal body rod protein FlgB: MQLFSTTLNALERSLDVSSQRQKVISSNIANVDTPQYKAKDVSFRSELQKALDNKNLKSYQTNDKHIPFSTQQHRPFQPQVVTQTGTLYNHNGNNVDLDLEMTKMAENQLWYNALTDRANGKLNSLRTVISEGR, translated from the coding sequence ATGCAATTATTTTCAACTACGCTCAACGCTTTAGAACGTTCATTGGATGTTTCTAGTCAGAGACAAAAGGTGATATCGTCCAACATTGCAAATGTTGATACCCCTCAATATAAGGCTAAGGATGTATCTTTTCGATCCGAACTACAGAAAGCGTTGGATAATAAAAATCTTAAAAGCTATCAAACAAATGATAAACACATTCCGTTCAGCACACAGCAACACCGTCCTTTTCAACCTCAGGTGGTGACTCAAACGGGCACACTATATAACCATAACGGTAATAACGTTGATTTAGATCTTGAAATGACGAAGATGGCGGAGAATCAACTTTGGTATAATGCTCTCACTGATAGGGCGAACGGTAAATTAAACAGTCTGCGAACTGTGATAAGCGAAGGGAGGTAG